A region of Solibacillus isronensis DNA encodes the following proteins:
- a CDS encoding MFS transporter, translating into MKKIHCSWIILAISFCSIIAAGIAMASSGVFLTPFEQEFGWDRQVISLAFGISLFFYGFAGPFMAALLQKFGLKKMMLASMGTLLIGLLLIFLMNQSWQLIIIWGVIIGLGSSLFLTVLSPYVANHWFKEKRGLATGILTASTAMGQLILLPVLATIIENYSWRWAIGLIITISSVIFFLIFLFMRNTPKEIGILPYGQTEDLEVADVQSKGNPIVLAFKGLAEAIRAKEFWLLAGSFFFCGFSTNGLVGTHFISYCISFGIPIVTAASLLSFMGVFNMVGTTLSGWLSDRIDNRWLLFWYYLFRGASLVLLPFALMEGNLTWILVFTVFYGLDWVATVPPTINLSRQIFGVHKSAIIYGWIFASHQVGAATAAYGGGMLYSYFNTYTWAFFMAGVCCVMASLFVILIKKQPRSIQ; encoded by the coding sequence TTGAAAAAAATTCACTGTAGCTGGATTATTCTTGCTATATCATTCTGCTCCATTATTGCCGCCGGGATTGCGATGGCATCATCCGGGGTTTTCTTGACTCCTTTTGAACAAGAATTCGGCTGGGATCGTCAAGTGATTTCCCTAGCCTTTGGAATCAGCTTGTTTTTCTACGGATTTGCTGGTCCATTCATGGCAGCATTACTTCAAAAATTCGGATTAAAGAAAATGATGCTTGCTTCAATGGGGACGTTATTGATTGGTCTTCTATTAATTTTCCTGATGAATCAATCATGGCAACTGATTATTATATGGGGAGTAATTATCGGACTTGGCTCCAGTCTGTTTTTAACGGTTTTAAGTCCATATGTAGCGAATCACTGGTTTAAAGAAAAAAGAGGACTTGCAACAGGGATTCTGACTGCGAGTACGGCAATGGGTCAGTTAATACTCCTCCCTGTATTAGCCACAATCATCGAAAATTACTCGTGGCGATGGGCAATCGGTTTAATAATAACGATTAGTTCTGTAATATTTTTCCTCATCTTTTTGTTTATGAGAAACACACCAAAAGAAATCGGCATCCTTCCATATGGTCAGACAGAGGATTTAGAGGTCGCGGATGTTCAATCAAAAGGCAATCCCATTGTTTTGGCATTTAAAGGGTTGGCCGAAGCTATACGCGCTAAAGAATTTTGGTTATTGGCAGGAAGTTTCTTTTTTTGCGGCTTTTCAACGAACGGGCTTGTCGGGACTCACTTTATTTCATACTGTATCAGCTTCGGCATACCTATCGTGACTGCGGCTTCCTTGCTATCATTTATGGGCGTTTTCAATATGGTAGGAACAACACTTTCCGGTTGGCTGTCCGATCGTATTGATAATCGCTGGCTTCTGTTTTGGTATTATTTGTTCAGAGGGGCTTCTCTAGTTTTGCTTCCTTTTGCGTTAATGGAAGGCAATCTGACTTGGATTCTTGTTTTCACTGTATTTTACGGATTGGATTGGGTGGCAACTGTACCGCCGACGATCAATCTTTCAAGACAAATATTTGGAGTACATAAAAGCGCGATTATTTACGGGTGGATTTTTGCATCTCACCAAGTAGGTGCTGCAACTGCCGCATATGGTGGGGGGATGTTATATTCTTATTTCAATACTTATACTTGGGCATTTTTTATGGCCGGTGTCTGCTGTGTCATGGCAAGTTTATTTGTAATATTAATAAAGAAACAGCCGCGCTCTATACAGTAA
- a CDS encoding N-acetylmuramoyl-L-alanine amidase: protein MLTISAGHYGKGTGASGYMNEGEETVSLVQELGKKLQQKGVKVKVIIDNQSKSQQQNLTYLVKQHNATQRELDVSIHFNSASAQQKEGIGTEVLYVNPTMAAFAQKMSTAIANAGKFKNRGAKQRTNLAFLNGTTKKAILIEVCFVNSEQDVKLYRANKDQIIEAIAETLKSYFPNIKAPTPTQAPTPAQPIKPTPPAPAPDPQTITSKALQQKVEAIFNDKEAVREQLKQGVQIGAFQPIWLENFDLGKLTLYDYIALTTLQYQKNNSNM from the coding sequence ATGCTAACAATTAGTGCAGGTCATTACGGAAAGGGGACAGGCGCCTCAGGTTACATGAATGAAGGGGAGGAAACTGTTTCGCTTGTGCAGGAGCTCGGGAAAAAATTGCAGCAAAAAGGTGTGAAGGTCAAAGTAATTATTGACAATCAATCTAAAAGCCAGCAGCAAAATTTGACGTATTTAGTGAAGCAGCATAACGCAACTCAGCGCGAACTTGATGTCAGCATTCATTTTAATTCTGCATCCGCACAGCAAAAAGAAGGAATCGGGACAGAAGTGCTGTATGTAAACCCTACTATGGCAGCATTTGCGCAAAAGATGAGTACCGCAATTGCGAATGCAGGAAAGTTTAAAAACCGCGGGGCAAAACAGCGTACGAACTTGGCATTTTTAAATGGAACAACGAAAAAGGCCATTCTTATAGAAGTATGTTTTGTCAATTCAGAGCAAGATGTAAAGCTATATCGGGCAAATAAAGACCAAATAATTGAAGCAATTGCCGAGACATTGAAAAGCTATTTTCCGAATATAAAAGCACCAACACCAACGCAAGCACCAACACCAGCACAACCAATAAAACCGACACCACCAGCACCAGCACCGGACCCGCAAACGATTACGAGCAAGGCATTACAGCAAAAAGTGGAAGCCATTTTCAACGATAAAGAAGCTGTACGTGAACAGCTTAAGCAAGGTGTTCAAATAGGCGCATTTCAGCCAATATGGTTAGAAAACTTCGATCTTGGCAAATTAACGTTATACGATTATATTGCACTCACGACATTGCAATATCAAAAAAATAACTCGAATATGTAA
- a CDS encoding LysE family transporter, translating into MNSIFTYIFLGITMAATFGPVKNVLLNTGLKNGFFHAWFFSLGALTTDIVYMFVVYFGVGKFIDSILLQTILWSFGCFVLLYTGIESLLTLHKIEMNSKTGRIVRLRHSLLAGLLMSLLNPITILFWLGIYGSILAKTAGIASGFDIIIISSAILLGIILVDFLYSFLSSVARKLLSIKLLKTVTVISSIFMIGFGIYFGNQAFHLLF; encoded by the coding sequence ATGAATTCAATATTTACCTATATCTTTTTAGGCATAACGATGGCCGCTACATTTGGACCTGTTAAGAACGTCCTTTTAAATACAGGTTTAAAGAACGGGTTTTTTCATGCCTGGTTTTTCAGTCTTGGTGCTTTGACTACTGACATTGTCTATATGTTCGTTGTTTATTTTGGAGTTGGAAAATTCATTGATTCAATACTTTTACAAACAATACTATGGTCATTCGGTTGTTTCGTTCTTTTGTATACAGGGATAGAAAGCTTACTGACGCTACATAAAATTGAAATGAATTCAAAAACCGGCCGGATCGTAAGACTAAGACATTCATTATTAGCTGGATTATTGATGTCTTTGTTAAACCCGATAACAATCCTTTTTTGGTTAGGAATTTATGGCTCAATCCTTGCAAAAACAGCGGGTATCGCTAGTGGATTTGACATCATAATAATTAGCAGCGCCATATTGCTCGGCATTATTTTAGTGGATTTTCTCTATTCATTTTTGTCCAGTGTCGCCCGCAAATTATTATCCATTAAGCTGCTGAAAACTGTAACTGTTATTTCATCGATCTTTATGATTGGATTTGGAATCTACTTTGGAAATCAGGCTTTTCATTTGTTATTTTAA
- a CDS encoding MFS transporter, with product MDKNKGHVSIWCIVSLTSIPLIMTLGNSMLIPVLPILEDKVGITSFQSSMIITSYSVAAIFLIPVAGYLSDRFGRKVVILPSLILALIGGLIAGFASWKMDDPYTMIIIGRIIQGIGAAGAMPIVLPLVGDLYQDDDEKISSTLGIIETSNTFGKVLSPILGSVFAAILWFLPFFSISALSLISIALIFFFVKVPKDKDEPLKFKEFIRNTKEVFKDEGKWLYTVFLNGVLVMLILFGMLFFLSENLEKVHDIKGIKKGFVLAIPLLLLCISSFISGRKIKGDLNRIKKIIIVSLIAMSVSIIFVGFTSKKLILLLIVTSIVGIAIGALLPALDTIITDNIRKELRGTVSSFYSSARFIGVAAGPPIMSLVMKDHLNISYITAGILGLILLFFVIKFIKVDDIVPKEIT from the coding sequence ATGGACAAAAATAAGGGACATGTAAGTATATGGTGTATTGTAAGTCTGACTTCTATTCCTCTCATCATGACTTTAGGAAATTCAATGCTTATTCCAGTGCTCCCAATACTAGAAGACAAAGTGGGAATTACATCATTTCAATCAAGTATGATTATTACAAGCTATTCTGTCGCAGCAATTTTTCTTATTCCAGTAGCAGGCTATTTATCGGATCGCTTTGGCAGGAAAGTCGTCATATTACCGAGTCTGATCTTAGCTTTAATCGGCGGACTAATCGCAGGGTTTGCTTCATGGAAAATGGATGACCCTTACACAATGATTATTATCGGCAGGATTATTCAAGGTATAGGTGCCGCCGGAGCGATGCCCATTGTTTTACCTCTTGTAGGTGACCTGTATCAAGATGATGATGAGAAAATCAGTTCAACTTTAGGGATAATAGAAACTTCAAATACATTCGGAAAAGTATTGAGTCCTATTTTAGGCTCAGTTTTTGCTGCTATATTATGGTTCCTTCCGTTCTTTTCTATATCAGCACTCAGTTTAATTTCCATTGCACTTATATTCTTCTTTGTTAAAGTGCCTAAAGATAAGGATGAACCTTTGAAGTTTAAGGAATTTATACGTAATACAAAAGAAGTTTTCAAAGACGAAGGAAAATGGCTGTATACGGTATTCCTTAACGGGGTCCTTGTGATGCTCATATTATTCGGCATGTTATTCTTCTTATCAGAAAATCTGGAAAAGGTTCATGATATTAAAGGGATTAAGAAAGGTTTTGTACTGGCCATCCCGCTTTTACTTCTCTGTATTTCTTCTTTTATTTCCGGTCGGAAAATTAAAGGAGATTTAAACAGAATTAAGAAAATTATTATTGTTTCCTTGATTGCAATGTCTGTCAGCATTATCTTTGTCGGGTTTACAAGCAAAAAACTCATCCTTTTGCTGATTGTCACAAGTATAGTCGGAATAGCGATCGGTGCTCTATTGCCTGCGCTTGACACCATTATTACGGATAATATTAGAAAAGAATTACGTGGTACTGTATCTTCATTCTATAGTTCTGCGAGATTTATCGGTGTTGCAGCAGGTCCGCCTATCATGTCACTTGTCATGAAAGACCACCTGAATATTAGCTATATTACTGCAGGTATATTAGGGTTAATACTTTTATTTTTCGTTATAAAGTTCATCAAAGTAGACGATATTGTACCAAAAGAAATAACATAG
- a CDS encoding YqhV family protein gives MDKALIIIIALRIMSGSIELTAAALMFKFNDLEKAFYINTLLALVGPVVLIVTTALALLGLAEKISLTRIICLFCGISLILFSLKSA, from the coding sequence ATGGATAAGGCACTCATTATTATCATTGCTTTAAGAATTATGTCCGGAAGTATAGAATTAACGGCTGCTGCATTAATGTTTAAATTCAATGATTTAGAAAAAGCCTTTTATATTAATACGCTACTAGCCCTAGTCGGTCCGGTTGTTTTAATTGTTACAACAGCACTAGCATTGCTTGGCCTGGCAGAAAAGATTTCACTGACACGTATAATATGTCTTTTCTGCGGGATTTCCCTCATACTTTTCAGTTTAAAATCTGCATGA
- a CDS encoding stalk domain-containing protein, with protein MKKIAPLALSVLLLGTVTAYADQPTTEGTEEVEKAGTFIQHRGNITAVEQRENAKLFTAELNDNVFNFYVDDKTLVFDEHGNEVKLKIGDTISLSIYADQPMILIYPPQYAPPVVIVEKDDTANSVKVAQFDENFLSDDGNLKLNLNEESVIINTKGKKVSAKELKNYSAIVFYGPTTKSIPAQTAPEKIIVFPKLEEEVEKPEIAPELQELIGEDYKEVDGKIMVPLRIVAEELGFKVTSTGDGAVISKDALSYTITRGEKTYGHNRALKHFDVAPALLEENKTYVQYDFVKELLN; from the coding sequence ATGAAAAAAATTGCACCTTTAGCATTATCTGTACTGCTACTCGGAACCGTTACTGCTTACGCTGATCAGCCAACAACAGAAGGGACTGAAGAAGTGGAAAAAGCAGGTACTTTTATCCAGCACAGAGGGAATATCACTGCAGTCGAACAGAGGGAAAACGCCAAATTATTTACAGCAGAACTTAATGACAATGTGTTCAATTTCTATGTAGATGACAAAACACTTGTTTTTGACGAACACGGCAATGAAGTGAAGCTGAAAATTGGTGATACGATTTCACTTTCAATTTACGCGGATCAGCCAATGATCTTAATTTATCCGCCGCAATATGCACCACCTGTAGTTATTGTGGAAAAAGATGATACTGCCAACTCAGTAAAGGTCGCGCAATTTGACGAAAACTTCTTAAGTGACGACGGAAATTTAAAGCTGAATTTAAATGAGGAATCGGTCATTATTAATACAAAAGGCAAAAAGGTGTCTGCAAAGGAATTGAAAAACTACAGCGCAATTGTATTTTACGGACCAACGACAAAGAGTATTCCAGCACAGACAGCACCAGAAAAAATCATCGTTTTCCCAAAACTTGAAGAAGAAGTAGAAAAACCTGAAATTGCACCAGAATTACAGGAACTAATTGGTGAAGATTATAAAGAAGTCGATGGCAAAATCATGGTACCGTTACGCATTGTCGCAGAAGAACTTGGCTTTAAAGTCACTTCGACAGGAGATGGTGCGGTCATCTCAAAAGATGCTTTGTCGTACACAATTACACGAGGCGAGAAAACTTATGGCCATAATCGTGCACTTAAACATTTTGACGTTGCCCCAGCATTACTGGAAGAAAACAAAACATATGTACAGTATGATTTTGTTAAAGAATTACTGAACTAA